Proteins from a genomic interval of Verrucomicrobiota bacterium:
- a CDS encoding ThuA domain-containing protein produces the protein MRRRFDREISGMAAEDALGNHPCRGVRPASRCTRSADKETLQAENRMRVCLTRIIYCRCPASLLLGILLISQSAPFATAAPAASRGADEIRVLLVTGMDHPAHDWRRTTPALKEVLAQDRRLRVEVLEDPYRLDSQDLSRFHVVLLHFCNWERPDPNDKAKENLRSFVQRGGGLFLLHFASGAFRDWPEFPTLAGKVWDRKNSHDPRGPFRVSILEANHPVTRGVGSFDTDDELYTCLTGNVSVEVLASARSKVTQQDHPMAFVHRYGAGRVFHTPLGHDERAIRSAGTSELIRRGCAWAAGREAVQPGKIDQGLVR, from the coding sequence ATGCGACGGCGCTTCGATCGAGAAATCTCTGGAATGGCTGCGGAAGACGCTCTCGGAAATCACCCGTGCCGCGGCGTTCGACCCGCCAGCCGTTGCACCCGCAGCGCCGATAAAGAAACGCTCCAAGCTGAAAACCGCATGAGAGTCTGTCTGACTCGAATCATTTACTGCCGGTGCCCCGCGAGCTTGCTGCTGGGGATTTTGCTGATCAGTCAATCCGCCCCCTTCGCAACAGCCGCTCCAGCGGCTTCACGAGGCGCCGACGAAATCCGCGTCCTCCTTGTCACGGGCATGGACCATCCGGCGCACGATTGGCGCCGAACGACGCCCGCCCTGAAGGAAGTGCTGGCGCAGGACCGCCGCCTGCGCGTCGAGGTGCTGGAAGATCCCTATCGGCTCGATTCGCAGGACCTCTCGCGATTTCACGTCGTCTTGCTGCATTTCTGCAATTGGGAGCGGCCCGACCCAAACGACAAGGCGAAGGAGAATTTGCGGAGCTTCGTTCAACGGGGCGGCGGGCTGTTCTTGCTGCACTTTGCCTCCGGTGCTTTCCGGGACTGGCCGGAGTTTCCCACGCTCGCCGGCAAAGTGTGGGATCGCAAAAACAGCCACGACCCGCGCGGGCCGTTTCGGGTCTCGATTCTGGAAGCGAATCATCCCGTGACTCGGGGCGTGGGGTCCTTCGACACCGATGACGAACTCTACACCTGTCTGACGGGCAACGTTTCGGTCGAAGTTCTGGCGAGCGCGAGGTCAAAAGTCACTCAACAGGATCATCCTATGGCTTTCGTGCATCGTTATGGAGCCGGCCGAGTTTTCCACACCCCGCTCGGGCATGACGAACGGGCCATTCGATCTGCGGGCACGTCCGAGTTGATCCGCCGCGGTTGCGCCTGGGCGGCGGGACGGGAGGCCGTTCAACCTGGCAAGATCGATCAAGGGCTCGTGCGTTGA
- the pdxH gene encoding pyridoxamine 5'-phosphate oxidase, with product MNSSLAQMRAEYERGALRREDLSADPIEQFARWIEEACLAELVEPNALTLATVSADGQPALRTVLLKSFDARGFVFFTNLESRKARHIGENPKVSLLFPWLALQRQVCINGTAERVSISESMVYFASRPFASQLAAWASPQSKVISARAILEMKWEEAKRKFSEGKVPMPSFWGGFRVKPQEIEFWQGREHRLHDRFLYTLQAEDAWRLERIAP from the coding sequence ATGAATTCGAGTCTGGCTCAAATGCGCGCCGAGTACGAGCGCGGGGCGTTGCGCCGGGAAGACTTGAGCGCAGATCCGATCGAGCAGTTCGCCCGGTGGATCGAGGAAGCGTGCCTGGCGGAACTCGTCGAGCCGAACGCCCTGACGTTGGCCACGGTCTCAGCCGACGGACAACCGGCTCTGCGCACAGTTCTGCTCAAGAGCTTCGATGCGCGCGGCTTCGTGTTTTTCACCAACCTGGAGAGCCGGAAGGCCCGGCACATCGGCGAGAACCCGAAGGTATCGCTGCTGTTCCCCTGGCTCGCGCTCCAGCGCCAGGTCTGCATCAACGGCACGGCGGAACGCGTTTCGATTTCGGAATCGATGGTTTATTTTGCCTCGCGGCCGTTTGCGAGCCAGCTTGCCGCGTGGGCTTCTCCGCAAAGCAAAGTGATCTCAGCGCGCGCCATCCTGGAAATGAAGTGGGAGGAGGCGAAACGCAAGTTCTCCGAAGGCAAAGTGCCGATGCCGTCGTTCTGGGGCGGCTTCCGCGTCAAGCCGCAGGAAATCGAATTCTGGCAGGGACGCGAGCATCGGTTGCACGACCGGTTTCTCTACACGCTCCAGGCGGAAGATGCCTGGCGCCTGGAAAGGATTGCCCCATGA
- a CDS encoding sugar phosphate isomerase/epimerase gives MPGAWKGLPHDDDWISHGRFQLLELAVREMPGMGQSPRTGPHRMRRGGRGELHARPGLLPASIATGRSGSGPAESGKIWRAVLSNRRRIYPLSGEDGPVRGVPYVTNAIAWASHAGCPCVDTTDGLHRPEGLSDSEALALMKRSYRQILRVAEAHNIIVNIEPHGYFTTNPDTMAEMLAFADSPCLRMNMDTGNTFIAGRDPVAFRKRFLDKVSHVHIKDVSRELAEAVRGGQTGIALSCCAIGDGVNAANIRECLRLLHNRNYAGALSIECDGASIEKSLEWLRKTLSEITRAAAFDPPAVAPAAPIKKRSKLKTA, from the coding sequence ATGCCTGGCGCCTGGAAAGGATTGCCCCATGATGACGATTGGATTTCACACGGACGCTTTCAACTCCTCGAATTGGCCGTTCGAGAAATGCCTGGAATGGGCCAAAGCCCACGGACTGGACCGCATCGAATGCGGCGTGGTGGACGGGGTGAGCTTCATGCAAGGCCTGGGCTACTCCCCGCATCTATCGCTACTGGACGATCCGGTTCTGGTCCGGCGGAATCTGGAAAGATATGGCGTGCGGTTCTCTCAAATCGACGCCGCATATATCCGCTGTCGGGCGAGGATGGCCCGGTGCGGGGCGTTCCCTACGTAACGAATGCCATCGCCTGGGCGTCGCACGCGGGGTGTCCGTGCGTCGATACGACCGACGGGTTGCATCGGCCGGAAGGACTCAGCGACAGCGAAGCGCTGGCTTTGATGAAACGCAGTTACCGCCAGATCCTCCGCGTCGCCGAAGCGCACAACATCATCGTGAACATCGAGCCGCACGGTTACTTCACGACCAATCCCGACACGATGGCGGAGATGCTGGCGTTCGCGGACAGCCCCTGTCTGCGCATGAACATGGACACCGGCAACACTTTCATCGCGGGCCGCGATCCGGTCGCTTTTCGGAAGCGATTCTTGGACAAGGTCAGCCACGTGCACATCAAGGATGTCTCCCGGGAACTCGCCGAAGCCGTCCGAGGCGGCCAAACCGGCATTGCCCTGAGCTGCTGCGCGATTGGCGACGGTGTGAATGCGGCGAACATCCGCGAATGCCTGCGGCTGTTGCACAATCGGAATTATGCCGGCGCCTTGAGCATTGAATGCGACGGCGCTTCGATCGAGAAATCTCTGGAATGGCTGCGGAAGACGCTCTCGGAAATCACCCGTGCCGCGGCGTTCGACCCGCCAGCCGTTGCACCCGCAGCGCCGATAAAGAAACGCTCCAAGCTGAAAACCGCATGA